From Candidatus Eremiobacterota bacterium, the proteins below share one genomic window:
- a CDS encoding ATP-binding protein, which produces MSRRLYKLLRENQSIILYRLLKSFHRFSREKGTASDFDTLYYYCDSLLGGYLELLETGSHQRIEKFFLSTAEQWARLGFDIEETQKSFSLLWELCTPLLEKRYYHNPHIRARLKLDLESTLRKLFTLYSTIYNSVLVRPQREETRIFERVFKETADCIFSFDKDQRITIINPAMEKFLGITLDEVYGKKCCEVLKWKERQKVRRCQSGCEVLDAFRKGENSAYCEGLLEINRWKKRWVGTSASCVRDASGEIREIILIMRDVSHAKEVQRRLEEEIQTFETLADTTRGIDLKIPCLSEFVITARAQAELISRRMRFSPERIQDIKSAVGEACDNAIEHGSSPKGVDIRYRVRGTNLLIEIEDYGEGFDADEAGGSLPSPYVEGGRGLFLMKNLVDDLQIVSRKGQGTKVSMEIYRNPALMKRKKKEDRWKTQRKVCVM; this is translated from the coding sequence GGCCTCTGATTTTGATACCCTGTATTATTACTGTGACTCCCTGCTTGGAGGCTACCTTGAGCTTCTTGAAACGGGAAGCCACCAGCGTATAGAGAAATTTTTCCTCTCCACGGCAGAGCAGTGGGCCAGGCTCGGTTTTGACATTGAGGAGACGCAGAAAAGCTTCTCCCTTCTCTGGGAGCTCTGCACCCCCCTCCTGGAGAAGCGTTATTACCATAATCCCCACATCAGGGCCCGCCTGAAGCTGGACCTGGAAAGCACCCTCAGGAAACTTTTCACCCTTTATTCCACCATATATAACTCCGTGCTGGTGAGGCCCCAGCGTGAGGAAACGAGGATCTTCGAGCGTGTCTTCAAAGAGACGGCTGACTGCATATTCTCCTTTGACAAGGATCAGAGGATCACCATCATCAACCCCGCGATGGAGAAGTTCCTGGGCATCACCCTTGACGAGGTCTACGGGAAAAAGTGCTGCGAGGTCCTCAAATGGAAGGAGAGGCAGAAGGTGCGCCGCTGCCAGTCGGGCTGCGAGGTCCTCGATGCCTTCAGGAAGGGCGAAAACAGCGCTTACTGCGAAGGGCTTCTCGAGATTAACCGCTGGAAAAAGCGGTGGGTAGGCACATCGGCCTCCTGTGTCCGCGACGCCTCAGGGGAGATCCGGGAGATCATCCTCATCATGAGGGATGTGAGCCATGCCAAGGAAGTACAGCGCCGCCTCGAGGAGGAGATCCAGACCTTTGAGACGCTGGCCGACACGACAAGGGGCATCGATCTCAAGATTCCATGCCTGAGCGAGTTTGTCATCACGGCCAGGGCCCAGGCGGAGCTCATATCAAGGCGCATGCGATTCTCGCCCGAGAGGATACAGGATATCAAGTCTGCCGTGGGAGAGGCATGCGACAACGCCATCGAGCATGGAAGCTCCCCAAAAGGCGTTGATATAAGGTACCGCGTAAGAGGCACCAATCTCCTCATTGAAATTGAAGATTACGGCGAAGGCTTCGATGCCGATGAAGCCGGCGGAAGCCTTCCTTCGCCCTATGTGGAGGGAGGAAGGGGGCTCTTCCTGATGAAAAACCTTGTCGATGATCTCCAGATTGTGAGCAGGAAAGGCCAGGGCACCAAGGTGTCCATGGAGATATACAGGAACCCGGCCCTCATGAAGCGCAAGAAAAAAGAGGATCGCTGGAAGACTCAAAGAAAAGTCTGTGTCATGTGA
- a CDS encoding glycine--tRNA ligase: MEKVAEVTEKMEKIVSLCKRRGFIFPSSEIYGGLGSTWDYGPIGVLLKNNVKAAWWRDNVQLRTDMAGLDASILMHPMVWKASGHVDSFQDPLVDCKGCKKRFRADDIGSDKCPECGGEFTESRQFNLMFKTFMGPVEEDSAVVYMRPETAQGIFVNFKNVATVTRKKLPFGIAQVGKAFRNEITPGKFTFRTREFEQMEIEFFCHPSESERWFDYWVEERYQWYLRYGIRKENLRLRPHGKDELAHYAKGCQDVEYQFTWGWSELEGIANRTDYDLKQHSEFSGENLSYFDEEKNEHFIPYVIEPSAGADRGTLAFLVDAYDEDEAPTEKGAMEKRVVMRFSKAIAPVKVAVLPLSKKPDLQEVSQKVYHDVRRNFFCEYDDRGSIGKRYRRQDEIGTLYAVTVDFQTLEDKAVTIRDRDSMKQERIALESLVPYLKERLEQ; the protein is encoded by the coding sequence ATGGAAAAAGTAGCAGAAGTCACGGAAAAAATGGAGAAGATTGTTTCGCTGTGCAAAAGGAGGGGATTCATATTTCCCAGCTCCGAAATCTACGGAGGCCTTGGAAGCACCTGGGACTATGGGCCCATAGGGGTTCTTCTCAAGAACAACGTGAAAGCTGCCTGGTGGAGGGACAACGTGCAGCTGAGAACTGATATGGCAGGCCTGGACGCCTCAATACTGATGCATCCCATGGTGTGGAAGGCTTCAGGCCATGTGGACTCTTTCCAGGATCCCCTTGTGGACTGCAAGGGCTGCAAGAAGCGTTTCCGCGCTGATGACATCGGGAGTGACAAGTGCCCCGAGTGCGGCGGAGAATTTACCGAGTCCCGCCAGTTCAACCTGATGTTCAAGACCTTCATGGGGCCTGTCGAAGAGGACTCGGCAGTGGTCTACATGAGGCCTGAGACCGCCCAGGGGATTTTTGTGAATTTCAAGAACGTGGCCACCGTCACCAGGAAGAAGCTGCCCTTCGGCATCGCCCAGGTCGGCAAGGCCTTCAGGAACGAGATCACACCGGGGAAATTTACCTTCAGGACCAGGGAGTTTGAGCAGATGGAGATAGAGTTTTTCTGCCATCCCTCTGAGTCGGAACGGTGGTTTGACTACTGGGTGGAGGAGCGCTACCAGTGGTATCTCAGGTACGGCATCAGGAAGGAGAACCTGAGGCTCCGCCCCCATGGGAAGGACGAGCTTGCCCATTATGCAAAGGGATGCCAGGACGTGGAGTACCAGTTCACCTGGGGGTGGTCGGAGCTTGAGGGAATTGCCAACAGGACCGACTATGATCTCAAGCAGCACTCCGAGTTTTCCGGGGAGAACCTCTCCTACTTTGACGAAGAGAAAAACGAGCATTTCATTCCCTATGTCATAGAGCCTTCTGCCGGCGCCGACAGGGGCACCCTCGCCTTTCTTGTCGATGCCTATGACGAGGACGAGGCACCCACCGAGAAGGGTGCGATGGAAAAGCGCGTGGTAATGCGTTTCTCGAAGGCAATCGCCCCCGTGAAGGTGGCGGTGCTCCCTCTTTCGAAAAAGCCCGATCTCCAGGAAGTCTCCCAGAAAGTCTATCACGATGTGAGAAGGAATTTCTTCTGCGAGTATGATGACCGCGGAAGCATAGGGAAGCGCTACCGCCGCCAGGATGAGATAGGGACCCTCTATGCCGTCACCGTGGATTTCCAGACCCTGGAAGACAAGGCCGTCACGATCCGCGACAGGGACTCCATGAAGCAGGAGAGGATTGCTCTTGAAAGCCTTGTCCCCTACCTGAAGGAGCGCTTGGAGCAGTAA
- a CDS encoding response regulator, with translation MEYALSPFILDKLDELVVIIGPMGSIVDCNIALGRALVLARDKLKGRNFAAMVSFPGGREAFESCLGTLSSPEREVSFTTVSEASDASPLHITWKLSALPSPARHFLAVGTAAPATGQARPATELHLKEQLHLVQEVMDAIPSPVFYKDREGVYRGCNRAFELFLGRAGSEIVGKTTQEVAPPDLAALYHKMDSELIRGPEHGQVYEAKVKTAQGAVRDVVFHKAVYFDIHHEPAGIVGVILDITDRKRAEEALVKARDAAEAANVAKSQFLATMSHEIRTPLNAIIGLTGLLLDMRLSQEQREYMHIVKVSSETLLAIINDILDYSKIEAGKLDFESMDFDLHRTVEDTVDSLSMKAHQKHLELNFLMDHDVPRSLRGDPGRLRQILVNLIANAIKFTEKGEAFLKVSLDKETSTHVTVRFTLKDTGIGISASAQGKLFSPFTQMDASTTRHYGGTGLGLAISKRLVELMGGQIGVKSKEGEGSRFWFTAIFEKQAKEQRECWFSPTDLEELQILVVDDNSTNRLVMRELLRLSGCRYDDASGAEEGLEKLRARAMKGEPFAMALIDLEMPGIDGFMMAARIREDAMLSGMTLILCSSRGNLERESTLKRHGFDAQLAKPIRYSLLYETIMKIKDRKAGHEEPAPACAETLAPLKPDHRHIRVLLAEDNITNQKVALRILEKFGYHVDAVANGREALEALETVAYDIIIMDVQMPELDGLEATARIREREKERGGHIPIIAMTACAMKGDRERCLASGMDDYISKPIQSGELHEMLLQHLRSAFGDLRIPLEENAGHPHDLFDVAEVMKRIDNDRTLLREVLEIFLEDVPNQIKNLEGAIHDQKFKEIGRLGHILKGASSNMGAHRLREVGFQIEKAGSSSDLAKASSLYQKLVDEYHALEEVLKDYLEKNPLP, from the coding sequence ATGGAATATGCTCTTTCTCCCTTTATCCTTGACAAGCTTGACGAGCTCGTAGTCATTATCGGCCCCATGGGAAGCATTGTTGACTGCAACATCGCTCTGGGGAGAGCACTGGTCCTGGCCAGGGACAAGCTGAAGGGGAGAAACTTTGCCGCAATGGTGTCTTTCCCGGGAGGCCGGGAAGCCTTTGAGAGCTGTCTCGGCACACTCTCATCGCCCGAAAGAGAGGTATCATTCACCACGGTCAGTGAAGCCTCTGACGCCTCGCCCCTCCACATCACCTGGAAGCTTTCGGCCCTCCCTTCTCCGGCCCGCCATTTCCTTGCCGTCGGTACTGCGGCTCCCGCCACAGGGCAGGCAAGGCCCGCCACGGAGCTGCACCTCAAGGAGCAGCTCCATTTAGTCCAGGAAGTAATGGATGCCATCCCCAGCCCTGTCTTTTACAAGGACCGGGAGGGAGTATACCGCGGCTGCAACAGGGCTTTTGAGCTTTTCCTGGGCCGTGCGGGGAGCGAGATAGTGGGAAAGACCACCCAGGAAGTAGCACCTCCTGATCTTGCCGCCCTTTATCATAAAATGGACAGTGAGCTCATCAGGGGGCCTGAGCATGGCCAGGTCTATGAGGCAAAGGTGAAGACTGCCCAGGGTGCCGTGAGAGACGTGGTTTTCCATAAGGCAGTGTACTTTGACATTCACCATGAGCCTGCGGGGATCGTAGGGGTCATCCTGGATATCACCGACAGGAAAAGGGCAGAGGAAGCCCTCGTGAAGGCCAGGGATGCCGCAGAGGCGGCAAACGTGGCAAAAAGCCAGTTTCTCGCCACGATGAGCCATGAGATAAGGACTCCCCTCAACGCAATCATAGGCCTCACAGGGCTTCTGCTGGACATGAGGCTCTCCCAGGAGCAGCGCGAGTATATGCATATTGTGAAAGTCTCTTCCGAGACCCTTCTCGCCATTATCAATGATATTCTGGACTATTCAAAGATTGAAGCGGGAAAACTGGATTTCGAGAGCATGGATTTTGACCTCCACCGCACCGTGGAGGACACCGTCGATTCGCTCTCGATGAAGGCTCACCAGAAGCACCTGGAGCTGAACTTCCTTATGGACCACGACGTACCCCGCTCCCTCAGGGGCGATCCAGGAAGGCTCAGGCAGATTCTTGTCAATCTGATAGCCAATGCCATCAAGTTCACCGAGAAGGGCGAGGCGTTCCTCAAAGTGAGCCTTGATAAGGAGACTTCCACCCACGTGACCGTGAGGTTTACCCTCAAAGACACCGGTATTGGAATCTCGGCCTCGGCTCAGGGAAAGCTATTTTCCCCCTTCACCCAGATGGATGCCTCCACGACGAGGCATTACGGGGGGACGGGCCTGGGCCTTGCAATTTCCAAGCGGCTTGTTGAGCTCATGGGCGGGCAGATCGGAGTGAAAAGCAAGGAAGGTGAAGGCTCCAGGTTCTGGTTTACCGCCATTTTTGAAAAACAGGCAAAAGAGCAGCGGGAGTGCTGGTTTTCCCCCACCGATCTGGAGGAATTGCAGATCCTGGTTGTGGATGACAACAGCACCAACAGGCTTGTCATGAGAGAGCTGCTGCGCCTCTCAGGGTGCAGGTATGACGATGCTTCAGGCGCCGAGGAGGGCCTGGAAAAGCTCCGGGCCCGGGCCATGAAGGGAGAGCCTTTTGCCATGGCTCTTATTGATCTTGAGATGCCCGGAATCGATGGATTCATGATGGCGGCCAGGATCAGGGAAGATGCCATGCTTTCAGGGATGACCCTGATTCTCTGCTCTTCCAGAGGGAACCTTGAAAGAGAAAGCACGCTCAAGCGCCATGGCTTTGACGCGCAGCTTGCCAAGCCCATAAGGTACTCACTCCTTTACGAGACCATCATGAAAATCAAGGACAGGAAGGCGGGTCATGAGGAGCCCGCGCCTGCCTGTGCCGAGACGCTCGCACCTCTCAAGCCTGATCACCGGCACATCAGGGTCCTGCTGGCCGAAGACAATATCACCAACCAGAAAGTGGCCCTGCGGATCCTGGAAAAGTTCGGCTACCATGTTGACGCAGTGGCCAATGGAAGGGAGGCCCTGGAGGCGCTGGAGACAGTGGCCTATGATATCATCATCATGGACGTTCAGATGCCCGAGCTTGACGGCCTGGAAGCGACGGCAAGGATCAGGGAGAGGGAAAAGGAGCGGGGGGGCCATATTCCCATTATCGCAATGACTGCCTGCGCAATGAAAGGCGACAGGGAGCGGTGCCTGGCGAGCGGGATGGATGACTACATCTCTAAGCCGATACAGTCCGGCGAACTCCATGAGATGCTTCTGCAGCATCTCAGGAGTGCCTTCGGGGATCTCAGGATTCCCCTTGAAGAGAATGCCGGGCACCCGCACGATCTCTTCGATGTCGCCGAGGTGATGAAGCGCATTGATAATGACAGAACCCTCCTCAGGGAAGTGCTGGAGATATTTCTTGAAGATGTCCCGAACCAGATTAAGAACCTCGAGGGAGCCATACATGATCAGAAATTCAAGGAGATTGGGCGTTTGGGCCATATTCTCAAGGGAGCGTCGTCAAATATGGGTGCCCACCGCCTCAGGGAAGTAGGCTTTCAGATAGAAAAGGCCGGCTCGTCTTCCGACCTTGCGAAGGCGTCTTCCCTTTACCAGAAGCTTGTCGATGAATATCATGCCCTGGAAGAGGTATTAAAGGATTACCTGGAGAAAAACCCTCTGCCATGA
- a CDS encoding response regulator transcription factor, translating into MKVLIAEDDFTSRRMLEAMLSRWDYEVISTVDGDEAWGHLSVDDPPRLAVLDWMMPGMDGVEICRRLRDHETPTPVYIVLLTTRGRKEDIVMGLDAGANDYITKPFDREELKARLKVGQRVVELQAALVHQVTELQAALAHVRTLQSILPICSYCKKIRDDKDYWHNVESYIADHTGSEFSHSICPGCYEKFVEPELRKFSGKKPRGGGAAKREAPH; encoded by the coding sequence ATGAAAGTGCTTATTGCGGAAGATGATTTTACCTCGAGGAGAATGCTCGAGGCAATGCTTTCCAGGTGGGATTACGAGGTGATATCCACTGTCGATGGCGATGAAGCCTGGGGGCATCTCAGTGTTGACGATCCGCCAAGGCTTGCCGTGCTTGACTGGATGATGCCGGGCATGGACGGCGTGGAGATATGCCGGAGACTGAGGGATCACGAGACACCCACACCCGTCTATATCGTCCTTCTCACCACGAGGGGCCGGAAGGAGGACATTGTCATGGGGCTTGATGCAGGGGCCAATGATTACATCACCAAGCCCTTTGACCGTGAGGAGCTCAAGGCACGCCTCAAGGTAGGCCAGAGGGTCGTGGAGCTCCAGGCTGCCCTGGTCCACCAGGTCACCGAGCTTCAGGCCGCCCTGGCCCATGTGAGAACCCTCCAGAGCATTCTCCCCATCTGCTCATACTGCAAGAAGATACGCGATGACAAGGATTACTGGCACAACGTGGAATCCTATATAGCCGACCACACCGGCTCAGAATTCTCCCACAGCATCTGCCCTGGCTGTTACGAAAAGTTCGTGGAGCCTGAACTGCGCAAGTTCTCGGGCAAAAAGCCCCGGGGAGGGGGGGCGGCGAAGCGGGAGGCGCCTCATTGA
- the fliP gene encoding flagellar type III secretion system pore protein FliP (The bacterial flagellar biogenesis protein FliP forms a type III secretion system (T3SS)-type pore required for flagellar assembly.): protein MALTGIVVLCAFLPPQVLAAPASDFTRGLTLPKVDFDFERPKDPLASSLQLIMYLTILQLIPYFVVCCTSFIRITIIFSFLKTSLGTTHAPSQQIWIGFAMMLTIFIMAPVFQRIDREALTPYKNKQIQYDEFVGKATKPVMDFMKLNTRQKDLKLFVMLSKPKDPVKLYNNPPFFVLVAAFIISEMKTAFYVGFIIYLPFLCIDMITASVLMSMGMFMLSPMGISLPMKMLTFIMIDGWELLVEGLVRSYRY from the coding sequence ATGGCGCTCACAGGAATTGTAGTGCTCTGTGCCTTTCTCCCTCCTCAAGTCCTGGCCGCTCCGGCATCGGACTTTACCAGGGGGCTTACCCTTCCCAAGGTGGATTTTGACTTTGAAAGACCTAAGGATCCCCTCGCCTCAAGCCTGCAGCTCATCATGTACCTCACGATTCTCCAGCTCATTCCCTATTTCGTCGTGTGCTGCACGTCATTCATAAGGATCACCATCATATTTTCCTTCCTGAAGACCTCGCTGGGAACCACCCATGCCCCCTCACAGCAGATCTGGATAGGCTTTGCCATGATGCTCACCATCTTTATCATGGCCCCTGTCTTTCAACGTATCGACAGGGAAGCCCTTACCCCTTATAAAAACAAGCAGATTCAATATGACGAGTTTGTCGGCAAGGCCACGAAGCCTGTCATGGATTTCATGAAGCTCAACACGAGGCAGAAGGATCTCAAGCTTTTCGTGATGCTCTCGAAACCGAAGGATCCCGTCAAGCTCTACAACAATCCCCCTTTCTTCGTGCTTGTGGCGGCCTTCATCATAAGCGAGATGAAGACGGCCTTTTATGTGGGCTTCATCATTTACCTGCCCTTTCTCTGCATTGATATGATTACGGCCTCGGTGCTCATGTCCATGGGGATGTTCATGCTCTCTCCCATGGGTATCTCCCTTCCCATGAAAATGCTCACCTTCATCATGATTGACGGGTGGGAGCTTCTTGTTGAGGGGCTTGTCAGGAGTTACCGCTACTGA
- a CDS encoding tetratricopeptide repeat protein — MKLRPFLQVLALILVLTLVYFVVMRILYARNIIEAQRLESQGSYIEAVKLYQEALARDPGNFEIYERIGKIYLRTGDTKKAWDIFARGLALKPRDFPFLMQAGAMSFSEKNYKAAEHYFSRAASIRPQDGAVHFYLARSLHEQHKYREAEKEYQAALHAGFDRKRAAYHLAVLSEHAFREYDKALEQYRIYLASGGEGNEMALKKVQTLELWVKGQKLEDEGKFDLAVKEYESALERDPRSLEVLTRLGRAYRKNNKFPEAEKTYIRALSLYNNNYYLLNNLGSVYFTIDRLNDAESCWRDAIAAKPGAPNAHFNMAMLLEKRNKPKEAEQEYLLSLKYGYDEQSVCLALAPLYEGPLNDREKALECYRKCLSIRGPGNDEIKKRIEKLTAPGREKKAQ, encoded by the coding sequence ATGAAGCTCCGACCCTTCCTTCAGGTCCTCGCACTGATTCTTGTGCTGACCCTTGTATATTTTGTGGTCATGAGGATCCTTTATGCCCGGAATATCATTGAGGCCCAGAGGCTTGAAAGCCAGGGAAGCTACATAGAGGCCGTAAAGCTCTACCAGGAGGCTCTCGCCAGGGATCCCGGAAATTTCGAGATATACGAGCGTATCGGAAAAATCTACCTGAGAACGGGCGACACAAAAAAAGCCTGGGATATCTTTGCACGGGGGCTTGCCTTGAAGCCCCGCGACTTTCCCTTCCTGATGCAGGCAGGGGCTATGTCCTTCTCCGAGAAAAACTACAAGGCCGCGGAGCACTATTTTTCCAGGGCCGCATCAATCAGGCCCCAGGACGGCGCCGTTCATTTTTACCTGGCGCGGTCGCTCCACGAGCAGCACAAGTACCGTGAAGCAGAGAAAGAATACCAGGCTGCACTCCATGCAGGCTTTGACAGGAAGAGAGCGGCCTATCACCTTGCCGTGCTCTCCGAGCACGCCTTCAGGGAATATGACAAGGCCCTCGAGCAGTACCGCATCTACCTTGCCTCAGGCGGGGAAGGCAATGAGATGGCTTTAAAAAAGGTTCAGACCCTTGAGCTCTGGGTGAAGGGGCAGAAACTTGAAGACGAGGGAAAGTTTGACCTTGCCGTCAAGGAATACGAGAGCGCCCTGGAGCGGGATCCCAGGAGCCTCGAGGTCCTCACGAGGCTCGGAAGGGCCTACAGGAAAAACAACAAGTTCCCCGAGGCCGAAAAGACCTATATCAGGGCCCTTTCACTCTATAATAACAACTACTACCTCCTCAACAACCTCGGAAGCGTATATTTCACCATTGACAGGCTCAATGATGCTGAATCATGCTGGCGCGACGCCATCGCGGCAAAACCGGGCGCCCCCAACGCCCATTTCAACATGGCTATGCTCCTCGAGAAAAGGAATAAACCGAAGGAAGCCGAACAGGAATACCTCCTCTCCCTGAAATATGGATACGATGAGCAGTCCGTCTGCCTTGCCCTGGCGCCGCTCTACGAAGGCCCTCTCAACGACAGGGAGAAGGCCTTGGAGTGCTACCGGAAGTGCCTGAGCATCAGAGGACCCGGTAATGATGAGATCAAGAAGAGGATAGAGAAGCTCACCGCTCCCGGCCGCGAGAAAAAGGCTCAGTAG
- a CDS encoding heavy metal translocating P-type ATPase, which yields MSLACGALLLGGSVLFWHSGAGTLAMALLLGSYAAGSFYPVKDALRLVRKRQITIEGLMIFAAYGAASLGRWQEGALLLFLFSMGHALEHYALAKVNEGFTALGKITPREALVRREGLEQLVAVEDLRKGDCVIIKPGERIPSDGIVIEGRSSVDQSVITGESIPSEKTVNDLVYAGTINGSGALQIEVTRLSSESMLSRVLVMIKEAQASKSPSQRFSERFEALFAPVVLLTVLLLLFLPPIWGEPFTSSLYRALAVLVAASPCALALATPSAILAGIARAAQEGVLIKGGIPLENLGTVQAVAFDKTGTITEGKPMLTAIAPANGFSENELLITAASCESACSHPLARALTDEAEKRNLTLTSPSVTEVICGQGLSSSLGGEQVLIGKPSFFSGEALPGKLGETISQWQENGTTAILVKHHALFMGALAFSDRPRPQAREAIRRLEALGITHTVMITGDNKHVAEEIAREVGIGEIRADLMPDEKVTVIAEYTARHGHVAMVGDGINDAPAMAHATVGIAMGRAGTDVAIETADVALMADNLLKVPFVIALGRHASAVIKQNLFLSIGVIGFLITAVILGWLGKNCMSPAVIIHEGSTLLVVLNALRILGFRKRRGVKNLAP from the coding sequence ATGAGTCTGGCCTGCGGCGCGCTTCTCCTCGGAGGGAGCGTGCTGTTCTGGCATTCCGGGGCCGGCACCCTTGCAATGGCTCTCTTGCTGGGATCCTACGCGGCGGGATCATTTTATCCCGTCAAAGATGCCCTCAGGCTCGTCAGGAAAAGGCAGATCACCATTGAAGGTCTTATGATTTTTGCAGCATATGGTGCCGCCTCCCTCGGCAGGTGGCAGGAGGGAGCCCTTCTCCTTTTCCTCTTCAGCATGGGCCATGCTCTTGAGCACTATGCCCTTGCAAAGGTAAACGAAGGCTTCACGGCACTCGGGAAGATAACCCCCCGGGAGGCTCTCGTGCGGCGTGAAGGCCTTGAGCAGCTCGTGGCCGTGGAAGATCTCAGGAAAGGCGACTGTGTCATCATAAAGCCCGGCGAGAGGATCCCCTCTGACGGGATTGTCATTGAGGGACGCTCGTCGGTGGACCAGTCTGTCATCACGGGTGAATCGATTCCCTCCGAAAAGACCGTGAATGATCTCGTCTATGCCGGGACCATCAACGGGAGCGGCGCCCTTCAGATAGAGGTCACCAGGCTTTCCAGCGAGAGTATGCTCTCGAGGGTCCTCGTGATGATCAAGGAGGCACAGGCAAGCAAATCTCCTTCCCAGCGCTTTTCAGAGCGGTTCGAAGCATTATTCGCACCAGTGGTGCTCCTCACCGTGCTCCTGCTGCTTTTTCTCCCGCCGATTTGGGGAGAGCCCTTCACCTCCTCTCTCTACCGGGCGCTCGCAGTGCTCGTGGCTGCATCTCCCTGTGCCCTTGCCCTTGCCACCCCTTCAGCCATACTGGCCGGGATCGCAAGGGCAGCCCAGGAGGGAGTGCTCATCAAGGGGGGCATCCCCCTTGAAAACCTCGGAACAGTGCAGGCCGTCGCCTTTGACAAGACTGGCACCATCACCGAAGGGAAGCCCATGCTTACTGCTATTGCCCCGGCAAACGGCTTCAGTGAAAACGAGCTCCTGATTACGGCCGCGTCGTGCGAAAGCGCCTGCAGCCATCCCCTTGCAAGAGCCCTTACCGATGAAGCCGAGAAAAGAAACCTTACCCTCACAAGCCCGTCCGTTACGGAGGTCATCTGCGGCCAGGGGCTTTCTTCCTCCCTGGGGGGAGAGCAGGTCCTTATAGGAAAGCCCTCGTTTTTCTCAGGCGAGGCGCTCCCCGGGAAGCTCGGGGAGACAATCTCACAATGGCAGGAAAACGGCACTACCGCAATCCTGGTAAAACACCATGCTCTGTTCATGGGAGCCCTGGCATTTTCCGACAGACCCCGCCCCCAGGCACGGGAGGCTATCAGGCGCCTTGAAGCACTGGGAATAACTCACACCGTAATGATAACAGGTGACAACAAGCATGTCGCCGAGGAAATCGCCCGGGAGGTAGGGATAGGCGAAATAAGGGCAGATCTCATGCCCGATGAAAAAGTGACAGTAATTGCTGAATACACGGCCCGTCACGGCCATGTGGCAATGGTAGGCGACGGGATCAATGATGCCCCGGCAATGGCCCATGCCACCGTGGGAATCGCCATGGGCAGGGCAGGGACCGACGTGGCGATTGAGACGGCCGACGTGGCCCTGATGGCTGACAACCTTCTCAAGGTCCCCTTTGTGATAGCACTGGGAAGACATGCCAGCGCCGTTATTAAGCAGAACCTTTTCCTGTCAATTGGGGTGATAGGATTTCTCATTACGGCGGTGATTCTGGGATGGCTGGGGAAAAACTGCATGAGTCCGGCGGTGATAATCCATGAGGGGAGCACCCTTCTCGTGGTGCTTAATGCCCTGCGCATCCTGGGGTTCAGAAAGCGCCGCGGCGTTAAAAATTTAGCTCCCTGA